The Candidatus Aenigmatarchaeota archaeon genome has a window encoding:
- a CDS encoding molybdopterin-dependent oxidoreductase — protein sequence MGVGDKVFKSACGMCHGGCGVLVHTKEGRVISVEGDPDSPLSRGSMCSKGRASIEHLYNECRLKYPLQRTGRRGEGMWERVSWNNALETISKNLKGIRDSFGPHCVAFGQGTGRHHYPFVIEFAHEFGSPNWTEPGLAQCFLPRRLASDLTYGGFVVCDYYGEIFPKCILVWGHNPIISNPDGELGFRFLQALDRGCKVVAIDPRKSESAKTANLWLQLRPGTDCALALAMINTILEEGMYDEAFVKKWTFGFDKLKEHVGDFTPEWAEEITWVNAEKIRAAARMYATTKPACIEWGVAIEQTPNSLQTCRAVSILRAITGNLDVPGGDIFSEVELQGFPFFWDSRKYLVERPLGGYKLLGAAHFPTMLTAIKSGNPYPIKAFLVFGNNTLATYANSKEVYNALMGLDFLVVADLYMTPTAELADIVLPAATWLEVDHVLGVPFGSAKAILAQQKIVEMHECRQDEQILIDLAKLLGLPLGRLSLETIHDHVLSPFCMNFKRLKELGHLSFTSKYRKYEPSGFNTPSGKVELYSSQLKREGFSPLPNYVEPPESPISRPDLMKEYPLILTTGGRILEFFHSEGRQIPSLRKHHPDPVAQVNPETAKKYGVVDGSWIFIETLRGRIKQRARLTEDICPEVVHVEHGWWFPEEKTPSHGIWRSNANVLTNNNPPYDPAIGTYQLRGLLCRIYAV from the coding sequence ATGGGTGTGGGGGATAAGGTCTTTAAAAGTGCCTGTGGCATGTGCCATGGTGGATGCGGAGTTTTGGTTCATACGAAAGAAGGTAGGGTAATCTCTGTGGAGGGTGATCCAGACTCTCCGTTGAGTCGGGGAAGCATGTGTTCAAAAGGCAGGGCAAGCATAGAGCATTTGTACAATGAATGTCGTTTAAAATATCCATTGCAGAGAACTGGTAGGAGGGGCGAAGGAATGTGGGAGAGGGTCTCCTGGAATAATGCGCTAGAAACAATATCTAAAAATCTGAAGGGTATCCGGGACTCATTTGGACCCCATTGCGTTGCTTTTGGCCAAGGCACTGGCAGGCATCATTATCCTTTTGTTATAGAGTTTGCACATGAGTTTGGAAGCCCAAACTGGACCGAGCCCGGGTTAGCACAATGCTTTTTGCCAAGACGGCTTGCAAGTGACTTAACCTATGGCGGTTTTGTCGTTTGTGATTATTATGGGGAGATCTTTCCAAAATGCATTCTGGTCTGGGGGCATAATCCCATAATTTCCAATCCCGATGGTGAACTGGGTTTTAGATTTTTACAGGCCTTGGATAGGGGATGTAAGGTGGTGGCAATTGATCCTAGAAAAAGTGAGAGTGCTAAGACCGCTAACCTGTGGCTGCAGTTAAGGCCAGGAACAGATTGTGCCTTGGCATTGGCAATGATAAATACTATCCTGGAAGAAGGTATGTATGATGAGGCATTTGTTAAAAAATGGACGTTTGGCTTTGATAAATTGAAGGAACATGTTGGAGACTTCACTCCGGAATGGGCTGAAGAGATAACCTGGGTGAATGCTGAGAAAATACGAGCGGCGGCTAGAATGTATGCGACTACAAAACCGGCATGCATCGAATGGGGTGTTGCTATAGAACAGACGCCAAATTCTTTACAGACCTGCCGGGCAGTTTCCATTTTGCGGGCCATAACAGGCAATCTTGATGTGCCGGGTGGAGATATATTTAGTGAGGTGGAGTTGCAAGGATTCCCCTTTTTCTGGGATTCTAGAAAGTACCTGGTGGAAAGACCCTTGGGGGGATATAAGCTATTGGGGGCGGCACATTTCCCCACCATGTTGACTGCTATTAAGTCAGGCAATCCTTATCCGATCAAGGCTTTTTTGGTGTTTGGAAATAATACTCTTGCAACCTATGCAAACTCGAAAGAAGTATATAATGCTTTAATGGGCTTGGATTTTCTAGTAGTAGCCGACCTCTATATGACACCTACTGCTGAGCTTGCAGATATTGTTTTGCCGGCGGCTACCTGGTTGGAGGTAGATCATGTTTTAGGGGTTCCTTTTGGGTCTGCTAAGGCGATATTGGCTCAACAGAAAATTGTGGAAATGCATGAGTGTAGGCAGGATGAACAAATTTTAATCGACTTGGCTAAGCTTTTGGGATTGCCATTAGGAAGACTGAGCCTGGAAACAATACATGATCACGTGCTTTCGCCGTTTTGTATGAATTTCAAAAGGTTGAAGGAATTGGGTCACTTATCGTTCACAAGCAAGTATCGGAAATATGAACCCTCCGGGTTTAATACCCCTTCAGGCAAGGTTGAGTTGTATTCCTCTCAACTGAAGAGGGAGGGGTTCAGTCCTCTTCCAAATTATGTAGAGCCACCCGAAAGTCCCATTTCCCGCCCCGACTTGATGAAAGAATATCCCCTTATTCTGACAACAGGTGGCCGAATTTTGGAATTTTTTCATTCAGAAGGAAGACAGATTCCTTCTTTGAGAAAACATCATCCAGATCCCGTAGCACAGGTTAATCCGGAAACTGCGAAAAAATATGGTGTGGTCGATGGAAGCTGGATATTTATCGAAACTTTAAGAGGAAGAATAAAACAACGGGCCAGATTGACCGAAGATATCTGTCCGGAGGTTGTGCATGTGGAGCATGGGTGGTGGTTTCCTGAAGAAAAAACCCCCTCTCATGGCATATGGAGGTCAAACGCAAATGTTCTCACCAATAATAATCCGCCCTACGACCCTGCAATTGGGACCTATCAATTGAGAGGTTTGCTTTGTAGGATTTATGCAGTATAG
- a CDS encoding U32 family peptidase, with the protein MIEPLSHIGADEFYCGVKKQNQSTLLLNTNRRCMDDASFRCNFRSIGELKLALKIAHSLNKKIFLTLNENYTRLQFRYVLKELNEISRLELDGLIVTDLNLILELRKNHPDLPIHISMLSAVFNSETVKFYRDLGATRIILPRGIYLEEVQSIRNNNPQIEIEAFIDYFINCPNIEGTCHSIHGINPLLPTLCHKEYLYRINAKEEIPPEYLSTCRLCNLYDYQQIGIDSLKITGREYPTEASYVSLYLVKELMRLSKKISSKETFVKTVSSSIDSLIEQGFELARKNVPHQLDDRSLFQLMSLLKSGIICQRYGKRYCYFQKERV; encoded by the coding sequence ATGATAGAGCCTTTGTCGCATATTGGGGCAGATGAATTTTATTGTGGCGTAAAAAAACAAAATCAATCCACCCTGTTACTCAATACGAACCGCAGATGCATGGATGATGCAAGTTTTAGATGCAACTTTAGAAGCATTGGTGAACTGAAGCTTGCTTTGAAGATTGCCCATTCACTTAACAAAAAAATATTCCTGACCTTAAATGAAAACTACACTAGACTTCAATTCAGATATGTCCTAAAGGAACTAAATGAAATATCCAGACTTGAGCTGGATGGCTTAATTGTCACGGATCTGAATCTAATTTTGGAATTGAGGAAGAACCACCCAGACTTGCCCATCCATATAAGTATGCTTTCTGCAGTATTTAATTCTGAAACCGTAAAGTTCTATCGGGATCTTGGTGCTACAAGAATCATTCTTCCCAGAGGCATATACTTGGAAGAAGTGCAATCTATTAGAAATAACAATCCCCAAATTGAAATTGAGGCCTTCATAGACTATTTCATTAATTGCCCAAATATAGAAGGTACCTGTCATTCGATACACGGCATCAATCCGCTACTGCCTACATTATGCCATAAGGAGTATCTTTACAGGATAAATGCTAAAGAAGAAATACCTCCAGAATACCTTTCAACCTGCAGACTTTGTAACCTATACGACTACCAGCAAATTGGAATTGACTCCCTGAAGATTACTGGTCGAGAATATCCTACAGAGGCATCCTATGTCTCCTTATACCTCGTTAAAGAACTAATGAGATTGTCAAAAAAAATAAGCTCAAAAGAGACTTTCGTAAAGACGGTCTCATCAAGTATAGATTCGCTCATTGAGCAGGGATTCGAATTGGCACGGAAAAATGTCCCCCACCAACTTGATGACAGGTCACTCTTCCAGCTAATGTCCCTGCTTAAGAGCGGAATAATATGCCAAAGATATGGAAAAAGATATTGTTATTTTCAAAAGGAAAGAGTATAG